Proteins from one uncultured Fusobacterium sp. genomic window:
- a CDS encoding ATP-binding cassette domain-containing protein has protein sequence MMLQIKNLSKSFNVGTENETTIFKNFNFTVKESEFVAILGSNGCGKSTLFNLISGALDNDGGSILLDGIEIGKLKEEKRAFGIGKIHQDPSKGVSPSLTILENISLASKKCEKFSLRKLIQKDKTSKFINILKEVDLGLENKLNTQVKFLSGGQRQALSLLMATIKKPKLLLLDEHTSALDPKTSKVIMEKTKKLIDKQKITALMISHNLRDALKYADRIVMLDKGKIILDVPSKNITEEELAKIYTSKIENSPSPISIAV, from the coding sequence ATGATGCTACAAATAAAAAATTTATCAAAGAGTTTTAATGTTGGGACTGAAAATGAAACTACTATATTTAAAAATTTTAATTTTACAGTTAAAGAAAGTGAATTTGTAGCTATCTTAGGTTCTAATGGTTGTGGAAAATCTACTCTTTTTAATCTAATAAGTGGAGCTTTAGACAATGATGGAGGATCTATCCTACTTGATGGAATAGAAATAGGTAAACTAAAAGAAGAAAAAAGAGCTTTTGGAATTGGAAAAATACACCAAGATCCTTCAAAAGGGGTCTCTCCTTCATTAACAATATTAGAAAATATCTCCTTAGCTAGTAAAAAATGTGAAAAATTCTCTTTAAGAAAATTGATTCAAAAGGATAAAACTTCTAAATTTATAAATATATTAAAAGAGGTAGATTTAGGTTTAGAAAATAAATTAAATACACAAGTTAAATTTTTATCTGGTGGACAAAGACAAGCTTTATCTCTTTTAATGGCTACAATAAAAAAACCTAAGCTTTTACTTTTAGATGAACATACTTCAGCATTAGATCCTAAAACATCTAAAGTTATTATGGAAAAAACTAAAAAATTAATTGATAAGCAAAAAATTACAGCTCTAATGATTTCTCATAACTTAAGAGATGCTTTAAAATATGCTGATAGAATAGTTATGCTAGATAAAGGTAAAATTATATTAGATGTTCCAAGCAAAAATATTACAGAAGAGGAGTTAGCAAAAATATATACTTCAAAAATTGAGAACTCTCCTTCTCCTATTTCAATCGCAGTTTAA
- a CDS encoding ABC transporter permease, with protein MGALLSISLEQGIIFAVLAIGVFITYKILDFPDLSVEGTFPFGAFIFSKFMLIGLEPITSTFLAFVFGSLAGVITYALHIKMKIAPILAGILTMTILYSVNLRVNGKANIPLYNYSSLFDYGNTLLILIIIVLIIKILMDLFLKTERGYLLIATGDNETLVKSLGVNCNTYKLLGLMLSNGIVAVSGALMGQLQGFADINMGASIIVSALASIIIGDTFLKNSRKINGTTRAIIGAIVYKIIGGVALEIGLAPTDLKAISAIIVILFIGYNNLSILDFLKKGGKNDATNKKFIKEF; from the coding sequence ATGGGAGCATTATTATCTATATCATTGGAGCAAGGAATTATTTTTGCTGTCCTTGCTATAGGGGTATTTATAACATATAAAATACTTGATTTTCCTGATTTATCTGTTGAGGGAACTTTTCCCTTTGGAGCTTTTATTTTTTCAAAATTTATGTTAATAGGTTTAGAACCAATAACTAGTACTTTTTTAGCTTTCGTTTTTGGGTCTTTAGCTGGAGTTATTACATATGCTCTTCACATAAAAATGAAAATAGCTCCTATCTTAGCTGGAATACTTACAATGACTATTCTTTATTCTGTTAATTTAAGAGTAAATGGAAAAGCTAATATTCCACTATACAATTATTCATCTCTTTTTGATTATGGAAATACCCTTTTGATTTTGATAATTATTGTTCTTATAATTAAAATATTAATGGATCTTTTTCTAAAAACAGAAAGAGGATATCTTCTAATAGCTACTGGAGATAATGAAACTTTAGTAAAATCTTTAGGAGTTAACTGTAATACATATAAACTTTTAGGGCTTATGCTTTCTAATGGTATTGTAGCTGTAAGTGGGGCTTTAATGGGACAATTACAAGGATTTGCTGATATAAATATGGGAGCTTCTATAATAGTTTCTGCTCTTGCTTCTATAATAATAGGAGATACTTTCTTAAAAAATTCTAGAAAAATAAATGGAACTACTAGAGCTATCATTGGAGCTATTGTATATAAAATTATTGGAGGAGTTGCCCTAGAAATTGGATTAGCTCCTACAGATTTAAAAGCTATAAGTGCTATTATCGTTATCTTATTTATTGGATATAATAATCTATCTATTTTAGATTTTTTAAAAAAAGGAGGAAAAAATGATGCTACAAATAAAAAATTTATCAAAGAGTTTTAA